A genomic stretch from Chitinophaga agri includes:
- a CDS encoding nuclear transport factor 2 family protein — translation MKTKEQIRTLAQQAFKNHLEYLSAGRITEWVDLFTNDGILEFPYGPADFPTHVEGKKALYDYMKNFPEHFKVQFENLHFHATEDPALVIAEFTSTGHAVSTGKPYNQKYISVVTTNEDGEIIKYVDFWNPMVALESINAPLASFVGNQA, via the coding sequence ATGAAAACGAAAGAACAAATCAGAACACTGGCACAACAAGCATTTAAAAATCACCTGGAATATTTATCTGCTGGGAGAATTACTGAATGGGTAGACTTGTTCACCAATGATGGTATACTGGAGTTTCCATATGGCCCTGCTGATTTCCCAACGCACGTAGAAGGAAAAAAGGCGCTTTATGACTATATGAAGAATTTCCCTGAACACTTTAAAGTACAATTCGAGAATCTTCATTTCCATGCCACAGAAGATCCTGCGCTCGTCATTGCCGAATTTACAAGCACCGGACATGCTGTTTCCACCGGCAAACCCTACAACCAGAAATACATCTCAGTAGTTACCACCAACGAGGATGGGGAGATCATTAAGTATGTGGATTTCTGGAACCCAATGGTAGCATTAGAATCTATTAATGCACCATTGGCCAGCTTTGTGGGCAATCAGGCATAA
- the tnpB gene encoding IS66 family insertion sequence element accessory protein TnpB (TnpB, as the term is used for proteins encoded by IS66 family insertion elements, is considered an accessory protein, since TnpC, encoded by a neighboring gene, is a DDE family transposase.) gives MLALSSSCRYFLYTQPIMISSSFYKLAAIVNQQMHLDPLTGDVYIFFNRRATHIKLLQWQQDGFAIYYKRLEKGTFEIPKPGGVQSSLTSTQLMLILQGIQMDKVQYRRRYFRQSADH, from the coding sequence ATGCTGGCACTCTCGTCCTCATGCAGGTATTTTCTGTATACTCAGCCAATCATGATAAGTAGTAGCTTTTACAAACTGGCGGCTATTGTCAATCAACAGATGCATTTGGATCCTTTAACCGGGGATGTCTATATTTTCTTTAACCGCAGAGCTACACATATCAAGCTACTTCAATGGCAGCAAGATGGATTTGCGATTTATTACAAGCGGCTTGAGAAGGGAACATTTGAGATTCCCAAACCAGGTGGGGTACAGTCTTCGCTTACTTCTACACAATTGATGCTTATTCTGCAAGGCATTCAGATGGATAAAGTCCAGTACCGCAGGCGGTATTTTCGACAATCTGCCGATCATTAA
- the tnpA gene encoding IS66 family insertion sequence element accessory protein TnpA — translation MQSSNNSTIRSFTISEKKNIAMQWSQSNVKMQVFCDNHGITVSMLKNWRKQFATPAKVPRRKHFIQLTPSKASIPDIALPFAEVISLSGNRIIFHSAVNTDMLKELLNSK, via the coding sequence ATGCAATCATCCAATAATTCCACGATACGTTCATTTACAATATCGGAGAAGAAGAATATCGCGATGCAATGGAGCCAGTCAAACGTAAAGATGCAAGTGTTTTGTGATAATCATGGAATCACGGTCTCCATGCTCAAGAACTGGAGGAAGCAGTTTGCCACTCCTGCAAAAGTTCCCAGACGAAAACATTTCATTCAGCTCACACCTTCTAAGGCGAGTATACCAGATATTGCACTTCCATTCGCGGAGGTGATATCTTTATCAGGTAACAGGATAATTTTTCATTCGGCGGTCAATACAGACATGCTAAAAGAGCTACTAAACAGTAAATAA
- a CDS encoding transposase domain-containing protein → MLYSLIGTCKLHNINPSLWLKDVLMVINDHPINRIKELLPHIWITKQK, encoded by the coding sequence ATGCTCTACAGCCTGATCGGAACCTGTAAACTACATAACATTAATCCCAGCCTTTGGCTAAAGGACGTTTTAATGGTCATTAACGACCATCCCATCAACAGAATCAAAGAGCTCCTACCTCATATCTGGATCACGAAGCAAAAGTAA